TGCTCGCATAAATCTGCTATGCAAATCGTCAGAGCGACGGCATCTGCCGTACGGGTTGTCCAGGGCGAAATCTGTCGAAAGAGTTCGAGTGCTGGCATGCGCTGTACCTGCGGTTCTCCCGATGGCAGCGTAAAGGAGTCGGGGAACGCGTAGCCGGCGCTAGCAGGCGAAACAGAAATCGGGCAACTGATGCCCAACTCGGCCGTCGTGCCGGCACACCCGCATTCGGCCAGTGCGTCGATAATCGATGGTCAGCGCGATTTTTACAGGTCGGTGTTGACGTAAATTGGACTTGCGAGGATCTATCAGGGGTCAATGTGAGAGCAGAAAGCCTCAAAGGCAGCACGTTGTGTGAGTGCGAGAAGTCGGCGTCGGGTGACGATCTCGGCATTCGGCAACGGATATATTGAATCGTTGATCATTCACCACTCAGAGAAAGTGCCAGGTAAGATGAGTCCCATCGAGAGTGCTTAGCTCGGTATCCTGAAACGTGTTCGCCGTGGATCGCGCTTCGACAGCATTAAGGCCCCTGTCAATGCGCTCGTCAGAGTATGGAAGGTGATCGCAACCACTGCTTGAACTCAAGATACGCGACAATAAAGCGAGATCGATAGGGTTCGGAATGCGCGAAATGTCGATTCGAAAGCACTGCTTTTCGATAGATCCTCACCGTGGTGTGAACCCATTCAACAGTTGCCGGCAATCCGTCACGCGCGATGAGAAACTCGATACGTAAACGTTCTTTAATCGGTTCACCTCGTGATGCACGTTGAATTGCCATGCCAGCCTCCCTGTACGATCACAATGCATTAATCAGATAATTCTGCGTGCGAGCATGGTGCGGATCTCCCCGATTGCTTTTGCCGGATTCAATCCTTTGGGGCAAACATCCGTGCAGTTCAGAATCGTGCGACATCGGAACAGACGGTACGGGTCATCGAGATTATCCAGCCGTGCGGCAGTTCCTTCGTCGCGGGAATCGACCAGAAAGCGATAAGCCTGTAGCAACCCTGCTGGACCGACGTATTTATCCGGGTTCCACCAGTATGAAGGGCACGCGCTCGAGCAACACGCGCACAGGATGCATTCATAGAGACCGTCGAGTTGATCACGTTCCTCCGGCGACTGGAGCCGCTCTCGCTCGGGGGGCGGGGTATCGTTGATCAGGTACGGCATGATCGAATCATACTGCTTGAAAAATGCAGTCATATCGACGATCAGATCGCGTACGACTGGTAAACCGGGTAACGGTCGCAACACCGTGTGGCGAGGTAGATCGTTGAGATTGGTCGTGCAGGCGAGTCCGTTCTTGCCGTTGATGTTCATAGCGTCAGAGCCGCATACCCCCTCACGACAGGAACGCCGGAAGCTGAGCGTCTCGTCCTGTGCTTTGAGGCGAATTAGTACATCCAGTAACATTCGATCATTCACCGTCACCTCTAGCTTAAAGACCTGCGAATGAGGCGGGGCATCCTTGTCTGGATCGTATCGGTAAATCTCGAAGGTTCTTGTCTCACTCACAACGTCTCTCCAATCAGGTGGCAGGCTGCGCAACACCGGACGGTTGGCCGCCGTTGCTGTTACGTCGATCTGCTACTCGCCATAGCATGCTTAGACGGCTATCAGACATGGAGCGAACACCTCGCAGAAGTCATCGCATGCATCGTAATCCAGTTGCTGCCATCATCAGCCCACACTACGTGTCGACTACCGCCTGAAAAAAGCGCGATACCGAAGCGCGCCGTGCTGTGATCGAAGTGGTCCGCCTCGCTGCCGGCTCCCGTTTGACCGCTACCCAGATGAAGGTAGCTGCTGTGCGCGATCTAGTACTGTATATCATGCTGTGATATTGTCAGTGAATTTTTTGGTAGCGATGCCATCAATTGCTGGCATGACCGAAAGAAATGACGCTGCTCGCCGCCCGGACAGCCATGCAAGGGCAATCGTATGAAAGCAGTCACTGGTTTCATTCTTCAGACAGGCACGAAAGGACATCCCGCAAGACAACGGCCTGGTTATGGTTCTCGTCCTTTGCGCCATAGATGAGTGAGATCGGACGGCCACGCGAATCGCTCAAAAGGCGTCGCATTCGCTCTTGCTGCTCCTCAGAAGCAAGTTCGCTTTGGTAGCGCTGCTCGAATGCTTCCCATCGCTTCGGATCGTGGCCGAACCATTTGCGCAATGTCGTACTGGGTGCGAGGTCGGACTCCCACTGATCGAGGGCAAGCGCGGCCTTGCTGCGACCTCGAGGCCAAACGCGGTCTACAAGGACACAATAGCCATCCTCCGGTGTCGGGTTCTCGTATGCACGTTTGATGAATATCTGCAATTTCTTGCGATCCGCCTGCGGCATATCGTGCTCCTTGCGGGTTAGCTTGCCGGCTCCGCATCAGGCGCCAGGATCGCTTCAATTCTTGCGCGCAACACCGGAAGCAATCCTTTTCGAACCATAGATGCCGTGGAAACCAGGCCTAGTTGCGTGGTGACGGATGAGGCAATGGCATCACGGTCGGCTCATATTCTGCCCACGCGCCAACTGTTTCGGTCAGGGCCCGCTTGCGGCAGCCACCGAGAAAATGGCGTTGCGCATACTGGCCGATCAACAGCGTGAGCTGGACGTGCTCCAGCTTTTCCAGAGGCTGTCTAGCCAGAGCTGCGCACATTCGCGGCGTGGCGGTTTATCGCCACCGTTGCCCCGCCCCGGATAACAAAATCCCATCGGGATGATTGCGAACCGCAGCACCGCTCGCGCGCCGTGAATGAGCAAGGTGCGCAGGTAGGTGTCACCGCGCCGGCTGATGTGATACAGGCACGACTTGCCGCCGGAAGAATACTGCCGCGGCACCAGGCCCAATCAAGCAGCCAGATGCCGGCCGTTGCGGAACTGTCGGGCGTCGCCGACGGCCGCAACGATGGCCGTGTTTGGGCCACTAAAATACGTTGCCTGACGATTAGGGCTGGGTAGGTTGCGCCCCCGCGTAATATGCCGCCGCTGCGTCAATTTCATCGGACGTCATGTTGCGCGCGATATTACGCATCTGCTCGTTGATATCGTTGTGGCGCGTGTCGTTGACGAATGCCGTCAACTGATCCCGCGTGTAGGCGGCCGGCAGCCCTTCGAGCCATGGGCTGCCCGCCTTGTGATCGACACCACCATGACATGACGCGCACGAAGCAATATTGCGCATCGGCGAACCATGCGACACGATTGCCGGCATCGGAACCGGCGCGGGCAGGCCAGGAATCCTCGGCTTGGGCAAGTATGCGTAGTACGCCGCCAGGTCACGCATGTCCTGATCGCTGAGCGAGGCGACCATTGGCGACATTACAGCGTTACGACGAGCGCCTGAAGCGAAGTCAAGCAACTGCTTGTAAATAACAGCCGGATATTGTCCAGCAAGATTTGGCGAGTTTGCCTCACTCATGCCACGCGCGCCGTGACACATGGTGCATCGCAATGCGAGGGTAGCGCCCCGCCCGACTGCCGAACTACTCGATACAGCCAGCAACTGCGGCGTCATAACCACGTTACTGGTTTGCACCGTCGGCACGGGAGGAGCGGACGAAATACGCAACCATTGCTGCGGCACGCCGGCCGCGCTGCAGATCGCATTCCAGACGCCCTGGAAAGGCTCGTCTTTCTGAACCGACGGCAACCACACAAAGCCGATCAACGCAGATACGACGGCGAGCGCGATCGTTCCACCAACGGTCACTGCAAACCAGCGGTTGCGGAACGTGAAGAGACGGTCTTCGTTCATCGTTGCGGCCCTCCGATTGGAATGGCCGGTACGGAAGTCTCGGAGCGCGATAACAAGGACGCGATCGGATAGCCGTAGTTGAAGAGCGTCAAACCAACCATCAGCGCGAGCCACAACCCGAAGCTATTAAGCGCCACGGGCACCGTCTTTGGTTGGTGCACGGCGACGCTGAAGCGGAATTCTTCGACCACGATTTTTGGAGCGCGATGTGCCCGGATCAGCACAGTAAAGAATAATGCCGCCGATACCACCAGAATGAAGCCGCCGATCACCGAGACAATCACGGACACAGCTTGCGCCGCGATTTCAGGATCCGTGTAATCGTAGAACGCCATGCGTCGCGGCATGCCGAGTATGCCGACGAAATGCCACGGAAAAGTCAGCACTATCATGCCGATGAACCACAGCCACAATTGCGTGCGCATGAGGCGAAGATCCTTCATGGCGCGGCCGGTGAGATGCGGCCAGAGGTCATAGGCAATCGC
Above is a window of Caballeronia sp. SBC1 DNA encoding:
- a CDS encoding succinate dehydrogenase iron-sulfur subunit — its product is MSETRTFEIYRYDPDKDAPPHSQVFKLEVTVNDRMLLDVLIRLKAQDETLSFRRSCREGVCGSDAMNINGKNGLACTTNLNDLPRHTVLRPLPGLPVVRDLIVDMTAFFKQYDSIMPYLINDTPPPERERLQSPEERDQLDGLYECILCACCSSACPSYWWNPDKYVGPAGLLQAYRFLVDSRDEGTAARLDNLDDPYRLFRCRTILNCTDVCPKGLNPAKAIGEIRTMLARRII
- a CDS encoding DUF488 domain-containing protein, producing MPQADRKKLQIFIKRAYENPTPEDGYCVLVDRVWPRGRSKAALALDQWESDLAPSTTLRKWFGHDPKRWEAFEQRYQSELASEEQQERMRRLLSDSRGRPISLIYGAKDENHNQAVVLRDVLSCLSEE
- a CDS encoding cytochrome c, translating into MNEDRLFTFRNRWFAVTVGGTIALAVVSALIGFVWLPSVQKDEPFQGVWNAICSAAGVPQQWLRISSAPPVPTVQTSNVVMTPQLLAVSSSSAVGRGATLALRCTMCHGARGMSEANSPNLAGQYPAVIYKQLLDFASGARRNAVMSPMVASLSDQDMRDLAAYYAYLPKPRIPGLPAPVPMPAIVSHGSPMRNIASCASCHGGVDHKAGSPWLEGLPAAYTRDQLTAFVNDTRHNDINEQMRNIARNMTSDEIDAAAAYYAGAQPTQP